In one Nocardioides luteus genomic region, the following are encoded:
- a CDS encoding nuclear transport factor 2 family protein: MNDIVTRYLDTWNATDDELTDLLATHWSDDCVYVDPLAEVEGREAVAATIRAVRAQFPGFVFTPVGAVDTHHQQARFQWGLGPAGAEPVIVGFDVVVVDADQRIRDVRGFLDKVPA; encoded by the coding sequence ATGAACGACATCGTGACGCGCTACCTCGACACCTGGAACGCCACCGACGACGAGCTCACCGACCTGCTGGCCACGCACTGGTCCGACGACTGCGTCTACGTCGACCCGCTCGCGGAGGTCGAGGGCCGCGAGGCCGTCGCCGCCACCATCCGGGCCGTACGCGCGCAGTTCCCCGGCTTCGTGTTCACCCCCGTGGGGGCCGTCGACACCCATCACCAGCAGGCCCGCTTCCAGTGGGGTCTGGGCCCGGCCGGCGCGGAGCCGGTCATCGTCGGCTTCGACGTGGTCGTCGTCGACGCGGACCAGCGGATCCGGGACGTACGCGGGTTCCTGGACAAGGTGCCCGCCTGA
- a CDS encoding MBL fold metallo-hydrolase has protein sequence MNDLVTAVPDSGLGNNAYLVDLGDGAALAVDACRDLRALRAEAGRRGLRITHAADTHLHADFLSGAVQLAADEGAEVLASKAGGRTFEHTALEDEQEITLNGGLVLRALATPGHTDEHLSFALLDGDRALGVFSGGSLIVGSAARVDLVDPARTESLARAQFRSVRRVAGLGDDAALWPTHGGGSFCSTAATGTSTSTIGKERATNPLLELDEAGFVQALLDSHGTYPSYFRRLGERNRRGPAVVAGRPMLEAVPPQVVAGGQRDGVVLVDVRPIAAFAAAHPRDALSIPLRGAFASWLGWLAPNDRPIIVLRAEDQDPDEILWQALKIGYENLAGEVSGGLAAWEEAGLPIVSLPMTEVATPDEKRVLDVRQRREYEAGHVPGALHLELGSLESAAPGLADVPTLVMCGHGERAMSAASILQRHGFTRLTVLNGGPESVVLETAE, from the coding sequence ATGAACGACCTGGTGACCGCCGTGCCCGACTCCGGGCTCGGCAACAACGCCTACCTGGTCGATCTCGGCGACGGTGCGGCGCTCGCGGTGGATGCCTGCCGCGACCTCCGGGCGCTGCGCGCCGAGGCCGGCCGCCGCGGACTGCGGATCACGCACGCCGCTGATACCCACCTGCATGCCGACTTCCTCTCCGGGGCCGTCCAGCTCGCCGCCGACGAGGGCGCCGAGGTGCTTGCCTCGAAGGCCGGCGGACGTACGTTCGAGCACACCGCGCTCGAGGACGAGCAGGAGATCACCTTGAACGGCGGGCTGGTCCTGCGGGCCCTCGCCACGCCGGGACACACCGACGAGCACCTGTCCTTCGCCCTGCTCGACGGTGATCGGGCGCTCGGCGTGTTCAGCGGTGGCTCCCTCATCGTGGGGTCGGCCGCCCGCGTCGACCTGGTCGACCCCGCCCGCACCGAGAGCCTGGCGCGGGCGCAGTTCCGTTCCGTGCGTCGCGTTGCCGGGCTCGGCGACGACGCGGCGCTGTGGCCCACCCATGGCGGGGGCTCGTTCTGCTCGACCGCAGCCACGGGAACCTCGACCAGCACCATCGGGAAGGAGCGGGCCACCAACCCCCTGCTCGAGCTCGACGAGGCGGGATTCGTGCAGGCGCTGCTCGACTCGCACGGAACCTACCCGAGCTACTTCCGGCGCCTGGGGGAGCGCAACCGGCGCGGCCCGGCCGTCGTCGCCGGGCGGCCTATGCTCGAGGCGGTTCCTCCGCAGGTCGTGGCAGGCGGGCAGCGGGACGGTGTCGTCCTCGTCGACGTACGCCCGATCGCGGCGTTCGCCGCTGCCCATCCCCGGGATGCGCTGTCGATCCCGCTGCGGGGTGCGTTCGCGAGCTGGCTGGGTTGGCTCGCGCCGAACGACCGGCCGATCATCGTGCTTCGGGCCGAGGACCAGGACCCCGACGAGATCCTCTGGCAGGCGCTGAAGATCGGTTACGAGAACCTCGCCGGTGAGGTCTCCGGCGGACTCGCGGCCTGGGAGGAAGCAGGACTTCCGATCGTGTCGCTCCCGATGACCGAGGTGGCCACCCCGGATGAGAAGCGCGTGCTCGACGTCCGGCAGAGGCGAGAGTACGAGGCCGGCCACGTTCCCGGGGCTCTGCACCTCGAGCTCGGGTCTCTCGAGAGTGCAGCGCCTGGTCTCGCCGACGTGCCCACGCTCGTCATGTGCGGCCACGGTGAGCGCGCGATGAGCGCTGCCAGCATTCTCCAGCGGCACGGGTTCACCCGGCTGACCGTGCTGAACGGCGGCCCCGAGTCGGTTGTGCTGGAGACCGCCGAGTGA
- a CDS encoding MFS transporter produces the protein MSHDLGTAPRLGLRANAAQFSLLVAVNALVGGMLGQERTVLPLLAEDVFGLASYTAALTYILAFGLAKAATNYLAGIWSERHGRKPVLVAGWIVALPVPLLLIWAPSWWIVVGANVLLGISQGLTWSTTVIMKIDLVGPSQRGLALGINESAGYLAVAATALLTGRIAADAGLRPEPFLVGAAYAALGLGLSTLAVRETRGHADHEAGQGERTGSPMSDREVLVRTSLRDPALSSASQAGLVNNLNDGLAWGLFAVLFASAGLGVGHIGVLVAAYPAVWGVGQLATGALSDRWGRKPLIVGGMLLQAAALALIAAVGSAAWWLAAAVLLGLGTAMVYPTLLAVIGDVAHPSWRARAVGVYRLWRDLGFAAGALMSGVLADLWGVRGAVWAVAAVTAASGLVVVLRLPETHRPAAG, from the coding sequence GTGAGCCACGACCTCGGCACGGCGCCACGGCTCGGACTGCGCGCCAACGCGGCGCAGTTCTCGCTGCTAGTCGCCGTCAACGCGCTCGTCGGTGGGATGCTCGGCCAGGAGCGTACGGTCCTCCCGCTGCTGGCCGAGGACGTGTTCGGGCTCGCGTCCTATACCGCTGCGCTGACCTACATCCTCGCCTTCGGTCTCGCGAAGGCGGCGACCAACTACCTCGCCGGCATCTGGTCCGAGCGCCATGGTCGTAAGCCGGTCCTGGTCGCGGGATGGATCGTCGCGCTGCCGGTGCCGCTCCTGCTCATCTGGGCGCCGAGCTGGTGGATCGTCGTCGGCGCCAACGTCCTGCTCGGCATCAGCCAGGGCCTCACCTGGTCGACCACGGTGATCATGAAGATTGACCTCGTCGGCCCCAGCCAGCGCGGTCTGGCGCTGGGCATCAACGAGTCCGCCGGTTACCTCGCTGTCGCAGCCACCGCCCTGCTGACCGGACGGATCGCCGCCGACGCCGGGCTTCGGCCCGAGCCGTTCCTGGTCGGCGCCGCGTACGCCGCTCTCGGGCTCGGACTCTCGACCTTGGCTGTCCGGGAGACCCGGGGCCATGCCGACCACGAAGCAGGTCAGGGGGAGCGGACGGGGAGCCCGATGAGCGACCGCGAGGTGCTGGTTCGTACCTCGCTTCGCGACCCTGCCCTGTCCTCGGCCAGTCAGGCAGGGCTGGTCAACAATCTCAACGACGGCCTGGCCTGGGGTCTGTTCGCGGTCCTGTTCGCCTCGGCAGGTCTCGGGGTCGGTCACATCGGCGTGCTCGTGGCGGCCTACCCGGCGGTGTGGGGTGTCGGCCAGCTGGCGACCGGTGCGCTGTCCGATCGCTGGGGTCGGAAGCCGCTCATCGTGGGAGGCATGCTGCTCCAGGCCGCGGCCTTGGCGCTGATCGCGGCGGTCGGCTCGGCGGCATGGTGGCTCGCCGCTGCGGTTCTGCTCGGCCTCGGCACGGCCATGGTCTACCCGACGCTCCTGGCGGTGATCGGCGACGTCGCCCATCCTTCTTGGCGCGCGCGTGCCGTCGGGGTCTACCGGCTGTGGCGGGATCTCGGGTTTGCGGCCGGAGCATTGATGTCCGGTGTCCTTGCTGACCTGTGGGGAGTGCGAGGTGCTGTCTGGGCCGTCGCCGCCGTCACGGCCGCATCCGGGCTCGTGGTCGTGTTGCGGCTGCCGGAGACGCATCGGCCCGCCGCCGGGTAG
- a CDS encoding helix-turn-helix domain-containing protein, with protein MISTATSPSSSVGSELRRWRELRSLSQLALATQAEVSTRHVSYVENGRARPTPEMIVRLAEVLRVPMAEQNRLLLAGGFAPRYPQRATDDDALAPVMAGLRGLLDAHAPYPALLLDDRWDVVDANQSVDALLVGCDPSLLEPPLNVIRLCLHPRGIAPRIRNLPVWRAHLLHQLGRRITHTGGDPALVALRDEVTAYPCDGEPPARPLADPVVPLEIDLGGDTLRFFSVASQIESASDVTLHGLHLETFVPADDRTRRLLSP; from the coding sequence GTGATCTCAACCGCGACGTCACCGTCATCGTCGGTCGGCAGCGAGCTCCGCCGCTGGCGTGAGCTGCGGTCGCTGAGCCAGCTCGCGCTCGCCACCCAGGCGGAGGTGAGCACCCGGCACGTGAGCTACGTCGAGAACGGCCGAGCCCGGCCGACGCCGGAGATGATCGTCCGGCTGGCCGAGGTGCTGCGGGTGCCGATGGCCGAGCAGAACCGGCTGCTGCTCGCCGGCGGGTTCGCGCCTCGCTACCCGCAGCGCGCCACCGACGACGACGCGCTGGCCCCGGTGATGGCCGGCCTGCGCGGCCTGCTGGACGCCCATGCGCCGTACCCGGCCCTGCTTCTCGACGACCGCTGGGACGTCGTCGATGCCAACCAGTCGGTCGACGCGCTGCTCGTCGGCTGCGACCCCAGCCTGCTCGAGCCCCCGCTGAACGTCATCCGGCTCTGCCTGCACCCGCGCGGGATCGCCCCGCGGATCCGCAACCTTCCCGTCTGGCGTGCCCACCTGCTCCATCAGCTAGGCCGGCGTATCACGCACACCGGTGGCGACCCGGCGCTGGTCGCGCTCCGGGACGAGGTCACCGCCTATCCCTGCGACGGTGAGCCGCCCGCCCGGCCGCTGGCCGATCCGGTCGTTCCGCTGGAGATCGACCTGGGCGGTGACACGCTCCGCTTCTTCAGCGTCGCCAGCCAGATCGAGAGCGCCTCCGACGTGACGCTGCACGGTCTTCACCTGGAGACGTTCGTCCCCGCCGACGACCGGACGCGGCGGCTGCTCAGCCCTTGA
- a CDS encoding AzlC family ABC transporter permease, which produces MQVMDMETASREPASTREELVAGWRTVLPACVAVVPLGLALGVLVVHSGLAWWWAPVLGAIVFAGTMEFLLVGLLAAAAPLAQIAVSTLLVNFRHVFYAISFPLHRVHGSGWKAYSTFALTDEAYALTVTPESAGWSRARIIGIQAFFHVAWVLCVAAGAGLGSLIPPQVVGLEFAVTALFVVLGLEAYKVRRSLPIPALALGCALVAALISRENMLLIAMGLFVAAIVGPYVLATRRSRDD; this is translated from the coding sequence ATGCAGGTCATGGACATGGAGACAGCGTCGCGGGAGCCCGCGAGCACCCGCGAGGAGCTCGTCGCCGGGTGGCGGACCGTGCTTCCGGCGTGCGTCGCCGTGGTGCCGTTGGGGCTCGCGCTCGGCGTGCTCGTGGTTCATTCCGGGCTCGCCTGGTGGTGGGCGCCGGTGCTCGGCGCGATCGTGTTCGCCGGAACGATGGAGTTCCTGCTGGTCGGCCTGCTGGCCGCCGCGGCGCCCCTGGCGCAGATCGCCGTCAGCACCCTGCTGGTGAACTTCCGCCACGTCTTCTACGCGATCTCGTTCCCGCTCCACCGGGTGCACGGCTCCGGCTGGAAGGCCTACAGCACCTTCGCGCTCACCGACGAGGCCTACGCGCTCACCGTCACGCCGGAGTCCGCCGGGTGGTCGCGGGCGCGGATCATCGGCATCCAGGCCTTCTTCCACGTCGCCTGGGTGCTCTGCGTCGCTGCCGGCGCCGGCCTCGGCTCCCTGATCCCGCCGCAGGTGGTCGGGCTCGAGTTCGCCGTCACGGCGCTGTTCGTCGTGCTCGGGCTCGAGGCGTACAAGGTCCGTCGGTCGCTGCCGATCCCGGCGCTCGCGCTCGGCTGCGCGCTCGTCGCCGCCCTGATCTCGCGGGAGAACATGCTGCTGATCGCGATGGGCCTGTTCGTCGCCGCGATCGTCGGTCCGTACGTCCTCGCCACTCGCAGGAGCCGCGATGACTGA
- a CDS encoding Lrp/AsnC family transcriptional regulator, translated as MRNDHSIDDLDRAIIAELEDDARLSNAELARRVGLTPAPCLRRVQRLESDGVIKGYHARIDPKSGGRGFEVIVAIDIAVNDGKTIEDFETAAVAIPEVTEMRRMLGQPDYYLRVQVADPEAYEALILGTISRLPAVSRVLSHQTMRLVKG; from the coding sequence ATGCGCAATGATCACTCGATCGACGACCTGGATCGAGCAATCATTGCCGAGCTCGAAGACGACGCCCGACTGAGCAACGCCGAGCTGGCGCGACGGGTCGGCCTCACCCCGGCTCCCTGCCTGCGCCGGGTGCAGCGCCTGGAGAGCGACGGAGTGATCAAGGGCTACCACGCCCGCATCGACCCGAAGAGCGGCGGACGCGGCTTCGAGGTCATCGTCGCGATCGACATCGCGGTCAACGACGGCAAGACCATCGAGGACTTCGAGACCGCCGCCGTCGCCATCCCCGAGGTCACCGAGATGCGCCGCATGCTCGGCCAGCCCGACTACTACCTCCGCGTCCAGGTCGCCGACCCCGAGGCGTACGAGGCGCTCATCCTCGGGACCATCTCCCGGCTGCCCGCGGTGAGCCGGGTGCTGTCGCACCAGACGATGCGGCTGGTCAAGGGCTGA
- a CDS encoding SMP-30/gluconolactonase/LRE family protein, whose product MSGERPGLYEMLDDRFRTGRCMNGDEALEVLFTGCRWAEGPIYVPAWRQVVWSDIPNDRMLRWDEETGDVAVFRRDAGHTNGNTLDREGRLITCEQGNRRVTRTEHDGTITVLADRWQGKRLNSPNDATVRSDGSIWFSDPDFGITSDYEGYRAESEIGANNVYRIDPATGEVSLAADCFGAPNGLVFSPDERQLFVSDTRAGRIWVFDVREDGTLSEERVFAEAGARDDARFDNIRFDDGGRLWVAAMNDGVHCYDPDGTLIGRLNVPEAVANISWGGAKRNRLFITAETSLYSVVMGVTGTHPTGPGRRPWL is encoded by the coding sequence ATGAGCGGTGAGCGCCCCGGCCTGTACGAGATGCTCGATGACCGGTTCCGCACCGGACGGTGCATGAACGGCGATGAGGCGCTGGAGGTCCTGTTCACCGGCTGCCGCTGGGCCGAGGGACCGATCTACGTGCCCGCCTGGCGCCAGGTGGTCTGGAGCGACATCCCGAACGACCGGATGCTGCGCTGGGACGAGGAGACCGGCGACGTGGCGGTCTTCCGTCGCGATGCCGGGCACACCAACGGCAACACCCTCGACCGCGAGGGTCGGCTGATCACCTGCGAGCAGGGCAACCGCCGGGTGACCCGGACCGAGCACGACGGCACCATCACCGTGCTGGCCGACCGCTGGCAGGGCAAGCGGCTGAACAGCCCCAACGACGCGACCGTGAGGTCGGACGGCTCGATCTGGTTCTCCGACCCCGACTTCGGCATCACCAGCGACTACGAGGGATATCGCGCCGAGAGCGAGATCGGCGCCAACAACGTCTACCGGATCGACCCGGCCACCGGCGAGGTGAGCCTGGCGGCGGACTGCTTCGGTGCGCCGAACGGCCTGGTCTTCTCCCCCGACGAGCGGCAGCTCTTCGTCTCCGACACCCGCGCCGGCCGGATCTGGGTCTTCGACGTACGCGAGGACGGCACCCTCTCCGAGGAGCGGGTCTTCGCCGAGGCCGGAGCCCGCGACGACGCCCGCTTCGACAACATCCGCTTCGACGACGGCGGCCGCCTCTGGGTCGCCGCGATGAACGACGGCGTGCACTGCTACGACCCCGACGGCACCCTCATCGGCCGCCTGAACGTCCCCGAGGCAGTCGCCAACATCTCCTGGGGCGGCGCCAAGCGCAACCGCCTCTTCATCACCGCGGAGACCAGTCTCTACTCCGTCGTCATGGGCGTCACCGGCACCCACCCGACCGGCCCCGGACGCCGGCCCTGGCTCTAA
- a CDS encoding Lrp/AsnC family transcriptional regulator produces the protein MDQIDRELLAELQRDATQSYAVLGQAVGLSAGAAHERVRKLREAGVIRRTSAEVDPAAVGSGVLAYVMVESTSWMGDSAEAFAALPEVVEAHVIAGSASVLVKVRTATTEQLQDVLRRIYAIDGVSGTQATVVLETFFERPLSPLTPGPA, from the coding sequence GTGGATCAGATCGACCGTGAGCTGCTGGCCGAGCTCCAGCGCGACGCCACCCAGTCCTATGCCGTGCTGGGCCAGGCCGTCGGCCTCTCCGCCGGCGCCGCCCACGAGCGCGTACGCAAGCTGCGCGAGGCGGGCGTCATCCGGCGCACCAGCGCCGAGGTCGACCCGGCCGCCGTGGGCAGCGGCGTCCTGGCGTACGTCATGGTCGAGTCGACGTCCTGGATGGGGGACTCGGCGGAGGCGTTCGCCGCGCTCCCGGAGGTGGTGGAGGCGCACGTCATCGCGGGGAGCGCGTCGGTGCTGGTGAAGGTCAGGACCGCGACCACCGAGCAGCTGCAGGACGTGCTGCGCCGGATCTACGCGATCGACGGGGTCAGCGGGACGCAGGCGACCGTGGTCCTGGAGACCTTCTTCGAGCGCCCGCTGTCACCACTGACCCCGGGTCCGGCCTGA